A window of Hemibagrus wyckioides isolate EC202008001 linkage group LG03, SWU_Hwy_1.0, whole genome shotgun sequence contains these coding sequences:
- the gprin3b gene encoding G protein-regulated inducer of neurite outgrowth 3 yields the protein MGTVPNPKRTVTVQMVPRLSGMDTLGNKDTNTICLQNSGLNLTKDCASTQKTNPDQDNMQQKSASKEKQLEGTSNSPSFHKEDQRKPDAQEPHENTKMETSNVNSKSLPTVTAKSNDVCSSSPSCDEKLPQDDKGRNGSHAKQGIKEEKIEEKLQSRASGSEEPTTQSQKPCHTCDPKLTDLPLSNRNTNNDQLHELNETSCTISSDLALNTSTDERNQLRPESTSKLQEGTCHQGLTAEDSKSVPKPAETSQPANSKEKPEADLSKLQANKKQTTPLKEKESCPKSDANDLKPHQTVAIDSSSQHSLGISSNNSLHAEVTDEAVQTQASEDNKAKHCKLYREASTMTSTADCGTSPCKQHQDVEVQAVALVCTRAVETSPSLFPYQPKRVSVCHQMEQMESLAMVYHKDNTEAPIILEMSGSSCGPSITTLSEGLPQSGGILVHTDGILQQETRLGAKPKEPGPPIYNAPKGYSPLQPVYQINIETCNQNKLSTEASCQSQSYNVSPALSVSNSVKQDPKGKGFGEISTTATDQACQALSVTSTQSEQPAKPPAAKSPISQSKSSPHVVSPCTAANESNTEASAPPSSSTSENKKKTEQLVNKSIAKSAKRDSTLEPERDKEDEKAAKANKKSVHDVVWDEQGMTWEVYGASLDPESLGFAIQSHLQCKIKEHEKKIMAQTALRKSMSGAASDSPSATKSKRRQANVFRSMFQNVRRPNCCVRPPPSAVLE from the coding sequence ATGGGAACTGTCCCTAACCCTAAAAGGACTGTTACTGTTCAAATGGTACCTCGACTATCTGGTATGGATACTTTGGGcaacaaggacacaaacacaatctgtCTCCAAAATTCAGGTTTAAACCTGACAAAGGATTGCGCTTCTACCCAAAAAACAAACCCAGATCAGGATAATATGCAACAAAAGTCTGCAAGTAAAGAGAAACAATTGGAAGGGACATCCAACTCTCCTTCTTTTCATAAGGAGGATCAGAGAAAGCCTGATGCCCAGGAACCTCATGAAAACACCAAGATGGAAACCAGCAATGTAAATTCAAAGTCGTTACCAACCGTTACTGCCAAAAGCAACGATGTTTGCTCAAGTAGTCCATCATGTGACGAAAAGCTTCCACAAGATGACAAGGGAAGAAATGGTAGTCATGCTAAACAAGGAATCAAGGAAGAGAAAATTGAGGAGAAACTACAGAGTAGAGCATCAGGATCCGAGGAACCCACAACGCAAAGTCAAAAGCCATGTCACACATGTGATCCTAAGCTCACAGACTTACCTCTCAGCAACAGGAACACAAACAATGACCAATTACATGAACTGAATGAAACAAGCTGCACCATTAGCTCAGATCTAGCTCTGAACACCAGCACAGATGAGAGGAATCAGCTACGTCCAGAATCAACTAGCAAACTGCAAGAAGGGACTTGCCATCAAGGCCTTACAGCAGAGGATTCCAAATCAGTTCCTAAACCAGCAGAAACCTCTCAGCCAGCAAACAGCAAAGAGAAACCTGAGGCAGATCTCAGTAAATTACAAGCCAACAAAAAACAGACCACACCTCTTAAAGAAAAAGAGTCCTGCCCAAAATCTGATGCAAATGATCTGAAACCCCACCAAACTGTCGCAATAGACAGCAGTTCTCAGCATTCCCTGGGGATTTCCTCAAATAACTCCCTTCATGCTGAAGTGACTGATGAAGCAGTTCAAACACAAGCTTCGGAGGATAATAAGGCGAAACACTGTAAACTGTACCGTGAGGCCTCCACCATGACATCAACAGCAGACTGTGGTACCTCACCCTGCAAACAGCACCAGGATGTAGAGGTACAGGCTGTGGCTTTAGTCTGCACTCGAGCGGTTGAAACAAGTCCCAGCCTTTTTCCATACCAACCCAAACGGGTGTCTGTTTGTCATCAAATGGAACAAATGGAGAGCCTTGCAATGGTATACCATAAGGACAACACAGAGGCACCGATTATACTGGAAATGTCCGGTAGTTCATGTGGCCCATCTATCACAACCTTGTCAGAGGGACTTCCTCAATCTGGAGGCATTTTGGTGCACACAGATGGCATTTTACAACAGGAGACCAGGCTTGGAGCCAAGCCCAAGGAGCCTGGGCCACCAATTTACAATGCCCCAAAAGGATATTCACCACTTCAACCAGTTTATCAGATCAATATCGAGACATGCAATCAAAATAAGCTTTCAACTGAAGCTAGTTGTCAAAGTCAGAGCTACAATGTCTCCCCTGCGCTTTCTGTTTCGAATTCTGTGAAACAGGACCCCAAGGGGAAGGGCTTTGGTGAGATTTCGACCACAGCAACTGATCAGGCCTGTCAAGCTCTGTCTGTAACAAGTACTCAGTCAGAACAACCTGCAAAGCCTCCTGCTGCTAAATCTCCTATTTCACAGTCAAAGTCGTCTCCACATGTGGTCAGTCCTTGCACAGCAGCTAATGAGAGCAACACAGAGGCTTCTGCCCCACCATCAAGCTCCACttcagagaacaaaaaaaagacagagcagCTGGTGAACAAATCCATAGCCAAGTCTGCAAAGCGAGATTCCACGTTGGAGCCAGAAAGGGATAAGGAGGATGAGAAGGCAGCCAAGGCAAACAAGAAGAGTGTTCATGACGTGGTGTGGGATGAGCAGGGCATGACATGGGAGGTCTACGGCGCATCACTGGATCCAGAGTCGCTCGGTTTCGCTATCCAGAGTCACCTCCAGTGCAAAATCAAAGAGCACGAGAAGAAGATCATGGCTCAGACGGCACTCAGGAAATCCATGTCGGGTGCAGCGTCTGACTCACCCTCGGCCACAAAGAGCAAGCGAAGGCAAGCTAACGTCTTCAGGTCCATGTTCCAAAATGTCAGACGGCCCAATTGTTGCGTACGTCCACCCCCCTCGGCAGTGCTGGAGTGA